One segment of Alnus glutinosa chromosome 2, dhAlnGlut1.1, whole genome shotgun sequence DNA contains the following:
- the LOC133860264 gene encoding uncharacterized protein LOC133860264: protein MDADAYRYLNDINPASWSSHAFSTHSKSDMLLNNLAKIFNAWIKDSRDKPLLTMLEMIRRQLMTRFQQKKEGIQAATHKVCPKIHKKLKRSKDEVRNCICRWQNELEFKVDHMFGTRRIVNLEQGTCSCGRWQLNGIPCAHACAIIYKHKHKPEQYLDGYYMMEKYMQAYQPQVHAMPGLEEWPDVDGCNEVLPPVVRVQPGHTKKARRRAPNEPINLYKISRSGYMVTCENCGGQGHNYKGCHLPLNPNRKKWNPKKRKTSNVSENEVASSQLDTSSQPLASSQLCHPNLLHHPNQLHHPNLCRLVLKRGVDRQWMLMVVFFVNVVTLEVGGCYFGQTIG, encoded by the exons ATGGATGCTGATGCTTATCGGTATCTTAATGATATCAACCCTGCATCCTGGTCTAGTCATGCCTTCTCTACACATTCCAAGAGTGATATGCTTTTGAATAATCTCGCTAAGATATTCAATGCATGGATCAAAGATTCTAGGGACAAGCCGCTCTTAACTATGCTGGAAATGATTCGGAGGCAGTTGATGACAAGATTTCagcaaaaaaaagaaggaatccAAGCTGCTACTCACAAAGTATGTCCCAAAATTCATAAGAAGTTGAAAAGATCAAAAGATGAAGTAAGGAACTGTATATGTAGATGGCAAAATGAGTTGGAGTTCAAGGTTGATCACATGTTTGGCACACGTCGAATAGTTAATTTGGAGCAAGGTACATGCTCATGTGGAAGGTGGCAGCTTAATGGTATCCCTTGTGCACATGCTTGTGCTATCATTTATAAGCATAAACATAAGCCTGAGCAATATTTAGATGGTTATTACATGATGGAGAAGTACATGCAGGCATACCAACCACAAGTACATGCTATGCCAGGGCTTGAAGAGTGGCCAGATGTTGATGGTTGTAATGAAGTATTGCCTCCAGTTGTGAGAGTTCAGCCTGGACATACAAAAAAAGCTAGGAGAAGGGCACCCAATGAGCCCATCAACCTATACAAGATAAGCCGTAGTGGGTATATGGTTACATGTGAGAACTGTGGGGGACAAGGTCACAACTACAAGGGTTGCCATCTacctctaaaccctaatcgaAAGAAATGGAACCCAAAGAAGAGAAAGACTTCAAAT GTATCTGAAAATGAAGTTGCATCGTCCCAACTTGATACGTCATCCCAACCTCTTGCATCATCCCAGCTATGTCATCCCAACCTCCTGCATCATCCTAACCAACTACATCATCCCAACCTATGCAGACTCGTGCTAAAAAGAGGAGTGGACAGACAATGG ATGTTGATGGTTGTGTTTTTTGTGAATGTTGTTACTTTGGAAGTTGGAGGTTGTTATTTTGGACAGACAATAGGTTGA